From one Culex quinquefasciatus strain JHB chromosome 3, VPISU_Cqui_1.0_pri_paternal, whole genome shotgun sequence genomic stretch:
- the LOC6033508 gene encoding RNA-binding protein spenito isoform X1, whose amino-acid sequence MSSNRSADRDRITVKIRNMKRSASRDSPPRTKRRGSIGRYEGSSDERVTPDRMRRRVARSPSPRGGSTRYASPHREEYSRSARDGGSDRYSYKVLCVSALHPKASDEFIKETLYREYKKFGDFSIRISHDLDERVAYVCFRTSEDAKEAKNAKSRIVLYERAALVEPVFESAKPETNRRPSSPQDYDRHYYARSPGVPPPDRRRPEHHPYDSYGGPPPGRMHHADFRPPMHHEYMPRGPPMHHHGPPHMHPGPAHHHYMARPYMPRPRAPFEKPDNSKKDKFPNYLHHVQPEEDPLATRTLFAGNLEINISDDELRRIFGKYGIVEDIDIKRPPPGTGNAFAFVRYQTLDMAHRAKVELSGQYIGKFQCKIGYGKATPTTRIWVGGLGAWTSVTQLEREFDRFGAIKKIEYNKGDTQAYILYDSIDAATAAVKEMRGFPLGAPDRRIRLDFADNGTTPPFPKRSGGFEDGGEYRRGPDYEYPEGGSAPPYDDAAGYGGYGGRPFRGRGGFRGGRGGFRGFHRDGPPHGEGGDEWRRGPADGDYDSRRRSGSREPGIDRSRSRSPRRRSPADSDSDSSSRRNGMLSSARTLPEVARKSSTVWQGALILKSSLFPAKFHLTDGDNDIVESLMKDEDGKHHLRITQRLRLDQPKLEDVQKRISTSSSHAIFLGLPGSTSSVASSDDASVQTRPLRNLVSYLKQKEAAGVISLLNKETEATGVLYSFPPCDFSTELLKRTCHNLTEEGLKEDHLVIVVVKGGTA is encoded by the coding sequence ATGAGTAGCAACCGGTCAGCCGACAGAGATCGTATAACTGTGAAGATACGTAACATGAAACGTAGCGCCTCGCGCGACTCCCCACCAAGAACGAAAAGGCGCGGCAGTATTGGACGTTACGAAGGCAGCTCAGACGAACGGGTCACCCCAGACAGGATGCGTCGTCGCGTAGCTCGTTCCCCGAGTCCCCGTGGAGGCAGTACTCGCTATGCTTCCCCGCACCGGGAGGAATATTCCCGAAGTGCGCGGGATGGTGGCAGTGACCGATATTCGTACAAGGTACTGTGCGTTAGTGCTCTGCACCCGAAGGCGTCAGATGAGTTTATTAAAGAAACATTGTATCGTGAGTACAAGAAATTTGGGGACTTTAGCATACGAATTTCGCATGATCTGGACGAACGGGTAGCATACGTTTGCTTCCGTACGTCAGAGGATGCAAAGGAAGCAAAGAATGCCAAGTCCCGAATTGTCTTGTACGAAAGGGCCGCTCTGGTGGAGCCTGTTTTTGAGTCGGCCAAACCCGAAACCAATCGTAGACCTTCTTCGCCACAGGATTATGATCGTCACTACTACGCCCGTTCCCCCGGAGTACCGCCACCGGATCGTCGTCGTCCAGAGCACCATCCTTATGACAGTTACGGAGGGCCTCCACCAGGCCGAATGCATCATGCGGATTTCAGACCACCAATGCACCACGAGTACATGCCACGTGGGCCACCGATGCACCACCACGGACCTCCCCACATGCATCCCGGACCGGCTCACCATCATTACATGGCAAGGCCCTACATGCCTCGTCCGAGGGCACCGTTCGAAAAGCCGGACAACAGCAAGAAGGACAAGTTCCCCAACTATCTGCACCATGTTCAACCCGAGGAGGATCCGCTTGCGACGAGGACGCTGTTTGCCGGCAACTTGGAAATTAACATTTCCGACGACGAACTGCGCCGCATTTTTGGCAAGTACGGCATCGTTGAGGACATCGACATTAAACGTCCTCCGCCCGGCACCGGAAACGCATTTGCTTTCGTCCGTTATCAAACGCTAGATATGGCTCATCGTGCCAAGGTTGAACTGTCCGGTCAGTACATTGGCAAGTTCCAGTGTAAGATCGGCTACGGAAAGGCCACACCGACCACTCGCATCTGGGTGGGCGGTTTGGGTGCATGGACATCGGTTACCCAGCTGGAACGTGagtttgatcgatttggagcGATCAAGAAGATCGAATACAACAAGGGCGACACTCAAGCTTATATTCTGTACGATTCCATCGATGCCGCAACGGCTGCTGTAAAGGAAATGCGTGGTTTCCCGCTGGGAGCTCCGGATCGTCGAATTCGTTTAGATTTTGCCGACAACGGCACCACACCGCCATTCCCCAAGCGAAGCGGAGGTTTCGAAGATGGCGGTGAATATCGCCGTGGACCAGACTACGAGTATCCGGAAGGTGGCAGTGCTCCACCTTATGATGATGCTGCTGGCTACGGTGGATACGGTGGACGGCCGTTCCGTGGCCGGGGAGGTTTCCGTGGTGGTCGTGGTGGATTCCGAGGCTTCCATCGCGATGGACCACCACACGGTGAAGGCGGAGACGAATGGCGCCGGGGCCCTGCTGACGGTGACTACGACTCACGCCGTCGTTCCGGTTCCCGCGAACCCGGTATTGATAGATCTCGATCACGCTCGCCACGTCGCCGCAGTCCGGCAGATTCCGACTCGGACTCGTCATCGCGTAGAAATGGTATGCTGTCCAGCGCACGAACACTTCCCGAAGTTGCACGCAAATCTTCAACCGTCTGGCAGGGCGCTTTGATCTTGAAGAGTTCGCTCTTCCCGGCCAAATTCCATCTGACCGACGGCGACAACGACATCGTCGAAAGCTTAATGAAGGACGAAGATGGCAAGCATCACCTTCGCATCACGCAGCGTCTCCGGCTGGATCAACCGAAGCTGGAGGATGTCCAGAAGCGCATTTCCACGTCGTCGTCACACGCAATCTTCCTCGGGCTGCCGGGCTCGACCTCTTCCGTAGCTTCGTCGGACGACGCCAGCGTTCAGACGCGTCCGCTGCGCAACCTCGTTTCGTATCTCAAGCAGAAGGAAGCCGCCGGCGTCATCTCGCTGCTGAACAAGGAAACCGAAGCGACCGGTGTGCTGTACTCGTTCCCGCCCTGTGACTTTTCGACGGAGCTGCTGAAGCGCACCTGCCACAATTTGACCGAGGAGGGCCTGAAGGAGGACCATCTGGTGATCGTGGTCGTCAAGGGAGGAACCGCCTGA
- the LOC6033508 gene encoding RNA-binding protein spenito isoform X2 yields the protein MSSNRSADRDRITVKIRNMKRSASRDSPPRTKRRGSIGRYEGSSDERVTPDRMRRRVARSPSPRGGSTRYASPHREEYSRSARDGGSDRYSYKDYDRHYYARSPGVPPPDRRRPEHHPYDSYGGPPPGRMHHADFRPPMHHEYMPRGPPMHHHGPPHMHPGPAHHHYMARPYMPRPRAPFEKPDNSKKDKFPNYLHHVQPEEDPLATRTLFAGNLEINISDDELRRIFGKYGIVEDIDIKRPPPGTGNAFAFVRYQTLDMAHRAKVELSGQYIGKFQCKIGYGKATPTTRIWVGGLGAWTSVTQLEREFDRFGAIKKIEYNKGDTQAYILYDSIDAATAAVKEMRGFPLGAPDRRIRLDFADNGTTPPFPKRSGGFEDGGEYRRGPDYEYPEGGSAPPYDDAAGYGGYGGRPFRGRGGFRGGRGGFRGFHRDGPPHGEGGDEWRRGPADGDYDSRRRSGSREPGIDRSRSRSPRRRSPADSDSDSSSRRNGMLSSARTLPEVARKSSTVWQGALILKSSLFPAKFHLTDGDNDIVESLMKDEDGKHHLRITQRLRLDQPKLEDVQKRISTSSSHAIFLGLPGSTSSVASSDDASVQTRPLRNLVSYLKQKEAAGVISLLNKETEATGVLYSFPPCDFSTELLKRTCHNLTEEGLKEDHLVIVVVKGGTA from the exons ATGAGTAGCAACCGGTCAGCCGACAGAGATCGTATAACTGTGAAGATACGTAACATGAAACGTAGCGCCTCGCGCGACTCCCCACCAAGAACGAAAAGGCGCGGCAGTATTGGACGTTACGAAGGCAGCTCAGACGAACGGGTCACCCCAGACAGGATGCGTCGTCGCGTAGCTCGTTCCCCGAGTCCCCGTGGAGGCAGTACTCGCTATGCTTCCCCGCACCGGGAGGAATATTCCCGAAGTGCGCGGGATGGTGGCAGTGACCGATATTCGTACAAG GATTATGATCGTCACTACTACGCCCGTTCCCCCGGAGTACCGCCACCGGATCGTCGTCGTCCAGAGCACCATCCTTATGACAGTTACGGAGGGCCTCCACCAGGCCGAATGCATCATGCGGATTTCAGACCACCAATGCACCACGAGTACATGCCACGTGGGCCACCGATGCACCACCACGGACCTCCCCACATGCATCCCGGACCGGCTCACCATCATTACATGGCAAGGCCCTACATGCCTCGTCCGAGGGCACCGTTCGAAAAGCCGGACAACAGCAAGAAGGACAAGTTCCCCAACTATCTGCACCATGTTCAACCCGAGGAGGATCCGCTTGCGACGAGGACGCTGTTTGCCGGCAACTTGGAAATTAACATTTCCGACGACGAACTGCGCCGCATTTTTGGCAAGTACGGCATCGTTGAGGACATCGACATTAAACGTCCTCCGCCCGGCACCGGAAACGCATTTGCTTTCGTCCGTTATCAAACGCTAGATATGGCTCATCGTGCCAAGGTTGAACTGTCCGGTCAGTACATTGGCAAGTTCCAGTGTAAGATCGGCTACGGAAAGGCCACACCGACCACTCGCATCTGGGTGGGCGGTTTGGGTGCATGGACATCGGTTACCCAGCTGGAACGTGagtttgatcgatttggagcGATCAAGAAGATCGAATACAACAAGGGCGACACTCAAGCTTATATTCTGTACGATTCCATCGATGCCGCAACGGCTGCTGTAAAGGAAATGCGTGGTTTCCCGCTGGGAGCTCCGGATCGTCGAATTCGTTTAGATTTTGCCGACAACGGCACCACACCGCCATTCCCCAAGCGAAGCGGAGGTTTCGAAGATGGCGGTGAATATCGCCGTGGACCAGACTACGAGTATCCGGAAGGTGGCAGTGCTCCACCTTATGATGATGCTGCTGGCTACGGTGGATACGGTGGACGGCCGTTCCGTGGCCGGGGAGGTTTCCGTGGTGGTCGTGGTGGATTCCGAGGCTTCCATCGCGATGGACCACCACACGGTGAAGGCGGAGACGAATGGCGCCGGGGCCCTGCTGACGGTGACTACGACTCACGCCGTCGTTCCGGTTCCCGCGAACCCGGTATTGATAGATCTCGATCACGCTCGCCACGTCGCCGCAGTCCGGCAGATTCCGACTCGGACTCGTCATCGCGTAGAAATGGTATGCTGTCCAGCGCACGAACACTTCCCGAAGTTGCACGCAAATCTTCAACCGTCTGGCAGGGCGCTTTGATCTTGAAGAGTTCGCTCTTCCCGGCCAAATTCCATCTGACCGACGGCGACAACGACATCGTCGAAAGCTTAATGAAGGACGAAGATGGCAAGCATCACCTTCGCATCACGCAGCGTCTCCGGCTGGATCAACCGAAGCTGGAGGATGTCCAGAAGCGCATTTCCACGTCGTCGTCACACGCAATCTTCCTCGGGCTGCCGGGCTCGACCTCTTCCGTAGCTTCGTCGGACGACGCCAGCGTTCAGACGCGTCCGCTGCGCAACCTCGTTTCGTATCTCAAGCAGAAGGAAGCCGCCGGCGTCATCTCGCTGCTGAACAAGGAAACCGAAGCGACCGGTGTGCTGTACTCGTTCCCGCCCTGTGACTTTTCGACGGAGCTGCTGAAGCGCACCTGCCACAATTTGACCGAGGAGGGCCTGAAGGAGGACCATCTGGTGATCGTGGTCGTCAAGGGAGGAACCGCCTGA
- the LOC119769198 gene encoding uncharacterized protein LOC119769198 yields MERFEIPPFTFKTLPANEVRDQWVRWKRNFQYAVFASGETNKTKLKYILLARAGPDLQDVFQTIPGADVEADDTNGVDPYKVAVEKLDAYFAPKHHESMERNIFWTMKPDQGESIEKFLFRAQEQANKCNFGKTQQECREICVIDKITLFAPPDLKEKILQTDKNSLDDVLKIVSTHESVKYQASQMVAAGPSGSRQPCLVPVEVNRMHTHPPKNHAVECSRCGKRGHLGNDPSCPALNIQCNRCQRIGHYEQKCRTVMAKGAVSRATNSTPKPKRSFQRVRPVDDENIVDEGGDKSFIFSIGDGDEFLWIKIEAS; encoded by the coding sequence ATGGAAAGGTTCGAAATTCCCCCGTTCACATTCAAGACGCTGCCGGCGAACGAAGTTCGTGACCAATGGGTCCGCTGGAAGCGAAATTTCCAGTATGCAGTTTTTGCCAGTGGAGAaacgaacaaaacaaaactgaagTACATTCTTCTGGCACGGGCCGGTCCTGACCTTCAGGATGTTTTCCAAACAATCCCCGGAGCCGACGTGGAAGCGGACGATACGAATGGAGTGGATCCGTACAAAGTTGCCGTTGAAAAGCTCGACGCTTACTTTGCTCCAAAGCACCACGAATCGATGGAGCGGAATATCTTCTGGACGATGAAACCAGACCAAGGAGAGTCCATCGAAAAGTTCCTGTTCAGAGCTCAAGAGCAAGCCAACAAATGCAACTTTGGCAAGACACAGCAAGAATGCCGCGAAATATGCGTGATTGACAAGATCACATTGTTTGCCCCGCCGGACTTGAAGGAGAAGATACTTCAAACGGACAAGAACAGCCTGGATGATGTCCTCAAGATTGTCTCAACGCACGAATCCGTGAAGTATCAGGCCAGCCAGATGGTAGCAGCAGGACCGTCCGGTAGTCGTCAACCATGCCTGGTCCCGGTGGAAGTGAACCGAATGCACACACATCCACCAAAGAACCACGCTGTTGAGTGTTCAAGGTGCGGCAAACGCGGGCACTTGGGAAATGACCCAAGTTGTCCAGCGCTCAACATCCAGTGTAACCGTTGCCAGAGAATTGGACACTACGAGCAAAAATGTCGAACAGTCATGGCGAAGGGCGCAGTGAGCCGAGCTACGAACTCAACCCCAAAACCAAAGCGCAGTTTTCAACGAGTACGACCAGTAGATGATGAGAACATCGTTGACGAGGGGGGAGACAAAAGTTTCATATTCTCCATCGGAGATGGTGACGAATTTCTGTGGATCAAGATTGAGGCATCATGA